TGAGGATGGACGAGGCCGCGAGGACGCGTCCGCGGTCATCGGAGGATCGAGATGGGTAAAGAGAAATTTCAGAGGACGAAGCCGCACGTGAACGTGGGGACGATTGGTCACGTGGACCACGGGAAGACGACGCTGACGTCGGCGATCACGATGGTGCTGAACAAGAAGTTCCCGAAGATTCTGGTGCGGTCG
Above is a window of Candidatus Polarisedimenticolia bacterium DNA encoding:
- a CDS encoding GTP-binding protein; this encodes MGKEKFQRTKPHVNVGTIGHVDHGKTTLTSAITMVLNKKFPKILVRS